In a genomic window of Novosphingobium sp. KA1:
- a CDS encoding efflux RND transporter permease subunit, translated as MSRYFIDRPIFAWVIAIVMMLAGALAIRSLAVAQFPEIAAPAVQIATSYPGANAQTLESTTTQVIEQQLKGIDHLRYFASSSDGAGNLTITLTFEQGTDPDIAQVQVQNKLSQATPLLPQEVQQQGLRVTKSTSTFLMVMAVYADDGIHDQQDAGDFIASSLQDPISRVNGVGDTQLLGAQYSMRVWLDPFKMANLGVTATDVTAAIQAQNAQVSAGQIGASPSPKGQALNATITAQSRLRTAEQFRQIMLRNNTDGSVVRLADVARVDMGAENYSFGAKLNGHPAAGFGIKLAPGANALDTVDGVKTKIDQLSKNFPSWVKYKFPVDNSTYVKLSVEQVIHTLVEAVVLVFFVMFLFLQNWRATLIPTIAVPVVLLGSLAVLDLAGFTINTLTLFGMVLAIGLLVDDAIVVVENVERLIQTEGLSPKEAARRSMDEISGALIGIGLVLSAVFLPMAFFGGSTGVIFRQFSITIVSSMVLSVIVALVLTPALCSTILKGASDGHGHGSGLAGGKQTGIAGVFNRFFHWFNTTFDRGVERYGKAVDKVERNWGRTMLVYALIVAGMAFIFLRLPGGFLPDEDQGILINQVSLPAGTTMEETERTLARVRDHYLKDEKANVADVFTISGFGFVGQGENVGLAFVRMKDWSERKGKDNTVSAIALRANMAFQKITSGMAIAFAPPAVQELGNATGFEFQLVDNGGLGHDKMLEARNQLLGMAMADKRLAQVRPNGLEDTPQLKLNVDQAAAGALGIAQADINSTISTAMGSTYVNDFIDRDRVKKVFVQADGQFRTKPESIGQFYVRGSSGVMAPISSFATTEWTYGPAKLERFNGVSSLQIMGAPAPGVSTGEAMNAIEEMATKLPAGVGLEWSGISYEEKTSGGQAPALYALSMLIVFLCLAALYESWSVPIAVMLVVPLGVLGAVIAARLVGLSNDIYLQVGLITTIGVSAKNAILIVEFAEEKMRDGLSPVQAALEAGKLRLRPILMTSFAFIFGVLPLALSTGAGAGGQNAIGWAVVGGMLSATVLAIFFVPVFFTVVKRLFREHHGKEEHGDESNDLDGKASAEPQEA; from the coding sequence ATGTCCCGCTATTTCATCGACAGACCCATCTTCGCATGGGTCATCGCCATCGTCATGATGCTCGCGGGCGCCCTGGCGATCCGTTCGCTGGCCGTGGCCCAGTTCCCCGAAATCGCCGCGCCGGCGGTCCAGATCGCCACAAGCTATCCGGGCGCCAACGCCCAGACGCTGGAATCGACGACCACCCAGGTGATCGAGCAGCAGCTCAAGGGCATCGACCACTTGCGCTACTTCGCCTCGTCGAGCGACGGCGCGGGCAACCTCACCATCACCCTGACCTTCGAGCAGGGCACCGACCCCGACATCGCGCAGGTCCAGGTGCAGAACAAGCTGTCGCAGGCAACGCCGCTGCTTCCGCAGGAAGTGCAGCAGCAGGGCCTGCGCGTGACCAAGTCGACCTCGACCTTCCTCATGGTCATGGCCGTCTATGCCGATGACGGCATTCACGACCAGCAGGACGCGGGTGACTTCATCGCGTCTTCGCTGCAGGACCCGATCAGCCGCGTGAACGGCGTGGGCGACACCCAGCTTCTGGGTGCGCAGTATTCCATGCGCGTCTGGCTCGATCCCTTCAAGATGGCCAACCTCGGCGTCACCGCAACCGACGTGACCGCCGCGATCCAGGCACAGAACGCGCAGGTTTCCGCAGGACAGATCGGCGCATCGCCCTCGCCCAAGGGGCAGGCCCTCAACGCCACCATCACGGCCCAGTCGCGCCTGCGCACCGCCGAACAGTTCCGCCAGATCATGCTGCGGAACAATACCGACGGTTCCGTGGTCCGCCTCGCCGACGTTGCCCGTGTCGACATGGGCGCGGAGAACTACAGCTTCGGCGCCAAGCTGAACGGCCATCCGGCCGCCGGTTTCGGCATCAAGCTGGCGCCGGGCGCCAACGCGCTCGACACCGTGGACGGCGTGAAGACCAAGATCGACCAGCTCTCGAAAAACTTCCCGAGCTGGGTGAAGTACAAGTTCCCGGTCGACAACTCGACGTACGTCAAGCTCTCGGTCGAGCAGGTGATCCACACCCTCGTCGAAGCCGTCGTGCTCGTGTTCTTCGTCATGTTCCTGTTCCTCCAGAACTGGCGCGCGACGCTGATTCCGACGATCGCGGTGCCTGTCGTCCTGCTCGGCTCCCTCGCGGTCCTCGACCTCGCGGGGTTCACCATCAACACCCTCACCCTGTTCGGCATGGTGCTGGCGATCGGCCTGCTGGTCGACGACGCCATCGTCGTGGTCGAAAACGTCGAACGTCTCATCCAGACCGAGGGGCTCAGCCCGAAGGAAGCGGCCCGCCGCTCAATGGACGAGATCAGCGGCGCGCTGATCGGCATCGGCCTGGTGCTTTCGGCGGTATTCCTGCCGATGGCGTTCTTCGGCGGTTCCACCGGCGTGATCTTCCGCCAGTTCTCGATCACGATCGTCTCCTCAATGGTGCTTTCGGTGATCGTGGCACTGGTGCTGACCCCGGCGCTGTGCTCGACCATCCTCAAGGGCGCTTCCGACGGCCACGGCCATGGCTCCGGCCTCGCGGGTGGGAAGCAGACCGGCATTGCCGGGGTGTTCAACCGCTTCTTCCATTGGTTCAACACCACCTTCGATCGCGGCGTGGAACGCTACGGCAAGGCGGTGGACAAGGTTGAGCGCAACTGGGGCCGGACGATGCTCGTCTACGCCCTCATCGTGGCCGGCATGGCCTTCATCTTCCTGCGCCTTCCCGGTGGCTTCCTGCCGGACGAGGACCAGGGCATCCTGATCAACCAGGTCTCGCTGCCCGCCGGCACGACGATGGAGGAAACCGAACGCACGCTCGCCCGGGTGCGCGATCACTACCTCAAGGACGAGAAGGCCAACGTGGCCGACGTCTTCACGATCTCGGGCTTCGGCTTCGTGGGTCAGGGCGAGAACGTGGGCCTGGCCTTCGTGCGCATGAAGGACTGGTCCGAGCGCAAGGGCAAGGACAACACCGTCAGTGCCATCGCGCTGCGTGCCAACATGGCGTTCCAGAAGATCACGTCGGGCATGGCGATCGCCTTTGCCCCGCCCGCCGTGCAGGAACTGGGCAATGCCACTGGCTTCGAGTTCCAGCTCGTAGACAACGGCGGCCTTGGCCACGACAAGATGCTGGAAGCCCGCAACCAGCTGCTGGGCATGGCCATGGCCGACAAGCGCCTGGCGCAGGTCCGCCCCAACGGGCTTGAAGATACGCCCCAGCTCAAGCTGAACGTCGACCAGGCCGCAGCCGGTGCCCTCGGCATCGCCCAGGCGGACATCAACTCGACCATCAGCACCGCGATGGGCAGTACCTACGTCAACGACTTCATCGATCGCGACCGCGTGAAGAAGGTCTTCGTGCAGGCCGACGGACAGTTCCGCACCAAGCCGGAATCGATCGGTCAGTTCTATGTTCGCGGCAGCAGCGGCGTCATGGCTCCGATCTCCTCGTTCGCGACGACGGAGTGGACTTATGGCCCAGCCAAGCTCGAACGCTTCAACGGCGTGTCCTCGCTGCAGATCATGGGTGCCCCCGCGCCCGGCGTCTCGACGGGTGAGGCGATGAACGCGATCGAGGAAATGGCGACCAAGCTGCCCGCCGGTGTCGGTCTTGAATGGAGCGGCATTTCCTACGAGGAAAAGACCTCGGGCGGTCAGGCCCCGGCGCTTTACGCGCTGTCCATGCTGATCGTGTTCCTGTGCCTTGCCGCGCTTTACGAGAGCTGGTCGGTGCCGATCGCGGTCATGCTGGTGGTGCCGCTGGGCGTGCTCGGCGCAGTGATCGCGGCGCGGCTCGTGGGCCTCAGCAACGACATCTACCTGCAGGTGGGCCTTATCACCACCATCGGTGTCTCGGCCAAGAACGCGATCCTTATCGTCGAGTTCGCGGAAGAGAAGATGCGCGACGGTCTCTCCCCGGTCCAGGCCGCGCTCGAAGCCGGCAAGCTGCGCCTCAGGCCGATCCTGATGACCAGCTTCGCCTTCATCTTCGGCGTGCTGCCGCTCGCCCTGTCGACCGGCGCCGGTGCCGGTGGCCAGAATGCGATCGGCTGGGCGGTGGTCGGCGGCATGCTATCCGCGACCGTACTCGCCATCTTCTTCGTGCCTGTGTTCTTCACCGTGGTGAAGCGCCTGTTCCGTGAACATCACGGGAAGGAAGAGCATGGCGACGAGAGCAACGATCTCGACGGCAAGGCTTCGGCTGAGCCGCAGGAGGCATGA
- a CDS encoding efflux transporter outer membrane subunit yields MRNVKALTATSLALALAACNMAPKYVRPDLPVPETSPAGPVDGTSDASAVSADTAWKDFFTDPRLARVIQTALDNNRDLRIAVANVEQARAQYRVQRADLLPGVGVNGSATYQDQPFAQQSSGGTGGMSGRTDIYTASVGVSAWEVDLFGRVRNLTKAAQESYFASVENRNAAQTALIAETATAWLTMAADQERLQIARNLEKAFGQTLDLTKARFSKGVASELEVRQAQTSYDQARSDIAAATTQVAQDKNALDLLAGTSLGAEDLPGALPETDVTLANLPAELPSTLLLRRPDIAAAEHQLKGANANIGAARAAFFPSISLTAAFGTMSLGLSNLFKSGSDYWSVAPSASLPIFDFGKNQGNLRYARATYDAMVATYEKSVQTGFREVADALARRSTMTAQLEAQTSLRNAARKSYQLSDARFKAGVDDFLTALDSQRTLYNAEQTLVATRLTRASNMVEIYRAIGGGLK; encoded by the coding sequence ATGCGTAATGTGAAAGCGCTCACCGCCACGTCGCTGGCGCTCGCGCTGGCGGCCTGCAACATGGCGCCCAAGTATGTCCGCCCCGATCTTCCGGTTCCCGAGACCAGCCCTGCGGGGCCGGTCGACGGCACGAGCGATGCGTCTGCCGTTTCGGCCGACACCGCCTGGAAGGACTTCTTCACCGACCCGCGCCTGGCGCGGGTCATCCAGACCGCACTCGACAACAACCGCGATCTGCGCATCGCGGTCGCCAATGTCGAACAGGCCCGTGCACAGTACCGCGTGCAACGTGCGGACCTGCTGCCCGGCGTCGGGGTGAACGGCAGCGCCACCTATCAGGACCAGCCTTTTGCCCAGCAGTCGTCGGGCGGAACCGGCGGCATGTCTGGCCGGACCGACATCTACACCGCCTCGGTCGGCGTCTCGGCCTGGGAGGTCGACCTGTTTGGCCGCGTTCGTAATCTCACCAAGGCAGCACAGGAAAGCTACTTCGCCTCGGTCGAGAACCGCAACGCGGCGCAGACCGCGCTGATCGCCGAAACGGCGACCGCGTGGCTGACGATGGCCGCCGACCAGGAGCGCCTCCAGATCGCGCGCAATCTGGAAAAGGCCTTTGGCCAGACTCTCGATCTGACCAAGGCACGCTTCTCGAAGGGCGTGGCCTCGGAACTGGAAGTGCGCCAGGCACAGACCAGCTACGATCAGGCCCGTTCGGACATCGCCGCCGCGACCACGCAAGTCGCGCAGGACAAGAACGCGCTCGACCTCTTGGCTGGTACCAGCCTGGGCGCCGAGGACCTGCCGGGTGCCCTGCCCGAAACCGACGTAACGCTGGCCAACCTGCCTGCCGAACTGCCCTCCACGCTGCTGCTGCGCCGGCCCGACATTGCCGCCGCCGAGCATCAGTTGAAGGGCGCGAACGCCAATATCGGCGCGGCCCGCGCGGCCTTCTTCCCCAGCATCTCGCTGACCGCCGCGTTCGGCACGATGAGCCTCGGCCTGTCGAACCTGTTCAAGTCCGGCAGCGATTACTGGTCGGTGGCCCCTTCGGCCAGCCTGCCGATCTTCGATTTCGGCAAGAACCAGGGCAACCTGCGCTATGCCCGGGCCACGTACGACGCCATGGTCGCGACCTACGAGAAGAGCGTGCAGACCGGCTTCCGCGAAGTCGCCGACGCGCTCGCCCGCCGCTCGACGATGACGGCACAGCTGGAAGCACAGACCTCGCTGCGCAATGCGGCGCGCAAGAGCTACCAGCTTTCCGATGCGCGCTTCAAGGCCGGTGTGGACGACTTCCTGACCGCGCTTGACTCGCAGCGCACGCTCTACAACGCGGAACAGACGCTTGTTGCCACGCGCCTGACCCGCGCCAGCAACATGGTGGAGATCTACCGCGCGATTGGCGGTGGTCTCAAGTAG
- a CDS encoding MarR family winged helix-turn-helix transcriptional regulator gives MSDLETMPGHLIRRLQQICVALFTHRMGEAEIDLTPVQFAALVTLRQHPGIDQQTLAGMIAYDRVTIGGVVDRLVLKGLVLRETSPTDRRARVLALTDQGKDLLGEAVPLVEGVQGEILGALSAAEQATFVALLSRVTASGNELSRAPLRRSKAAG, from the coding sequence ATGAGCGATCTCGAAACCATGCCTGGACACCTGATCCGCCGCCTGCAGCAGATTTGCGTCGCGCTTTTTACGCACCGGATGGGCGAAGCGGAGATCGACCTCACTCCGGTGCAATTTGCCGCACTCGTGACGCTCCGCCAGCACCCTGGCATCGACCAGCAGACCCTGGCCGGCATGATCGCCTATGACCGGGTGACCATCGGCGGTGTGGTCGACCGGCTCGTGCTCAAAGGGCTGGTCCTGCGTGAAACCAGCCCGACAGACCGACGTGCCCGCGTGCTGGCGCTGACCGACCAGGGAAAAGACCTGCTGGGTGAAGCGGTCCCCCTGGTCGAAGGGGTTCAAGGAGAAATTCTCGGCGCGCTGTCCGCGGCAGAGCAGGCGACCTTTGTCGCGCTGCTGTCGCGGGTCACGGCAAGTGGTAACGAACTCAGCCGCGCTCCGTTGCGCCGCAGCAAGGCGGCTGGCTAG
- a CDS encoding FAD/NAD(P)-binding protein — protein sequence MTRMPPQFEAEDLPVAVVGAGFSGTLLTINLIRQGVRVVLIERSQAQLAKGLAFGTKGPEHLLNVRAANMSAFPDDQANFLRWIGQAGEEQANRFVPRLTYGLYLRELLIKALSDAGPKAQIVHAEALSARFGDRTVTVVLDDGSEIAARSLVLALGNFPPTPHPALAALPPERRFSDPWNPAAVADAAALDHVLLIGTGLTAADMILSLDKAGFKGRITALSRRGLKPHAHAETGPAVEHVPAPDARGSVLVRQIRDRAKAIGWRAAVDEQRPHTQNLWRRHDLAGQRRLLRHLRPYWDVHRHRLAPDVARRLAELEAEGRLEFVAGKLVGSDVAGRGVAVDYRPRGEEEFRRIEVCRVINCTGPEGDLLRSGLPLVKDLVAQGRVRPDAHRLGLDVEHLGRVRDADGKPQDTLFAVGPVTKGEAWEIVAVPDIRRQVWNLARYLADAHWVGGEGL from the coding sequence ATGACACGGATGCCCCCCCAATTCGAAGCCGAGGACCTTCCCGTCGCCGTTGTCGGCGCAGGGTTCAGCGGCACTCTCCTGACCATCAACCTCATCCGCCAGGGCGTGCGGGTGGTGCTGATCGAGCGCAGCCAGGCGCAGCTTGCCAAAGGTCTCGCCTTCGGCACCAAGGGCCCCGAGCACCTGCTGAACGTTCGCGCCGCAAATATGAGCGCCTTTCCCGACGATCAGGCCAATTTCCTGCGCTGGATCGGACAGGCCGGCGAGGAACAGGCCAATCGCTTCGTGCCGCGCCTCACTTACGGGCTCTACTTGCGCGAACTGCTGATCAAGGCACTGTCCGACGCCGGGCCAAAGGCGCAGATCGTCCATGCCGAAGCGCTTTCGGCGCGTTTCGGGGACCGCACAGTCACCGTCGTGCTAGATGACGGCAGCGAGATCGCCGCCCGTTCACTGGTGCTGGCGCTCGGTAACTTTCCGCCGACGCCGCATCCCGCACTCGCGGCGCTTCCGCCCGAACGGCGCTTTTCCGATCCGTGGAACCCCGCTGCGGTTGCCGATGCCGCTGCGCTCGATCATGTCCTGCTGATCGGTACCGGGCTGACGGCGGCGGACATGATCCTTTCGCTCGACAAGGCGGGGTTCAAGGGCCGCATCACCGCGCTGTCGCGGCGGGGTCTGAAGCCCCATGCCCACGCCGAGACCGGTCCCGCCGTGGAACATGTCCCCGCGCCCGACGCGCGTGGCTCGGTGCTGGTCCGCCAGATTCGCGATCGGGCCAAGGCGATCGGCTGGCGCGCGGCGGTGGACGAGCAGCGCCCGCATACCCAGAACCTCTGGCGCCGGCACGATCTTGCCGGACAGCGCCGTCTCCTGCGTCATTTGCGCCCCTATTGGGACGTGCATCGCCACCGCCTCGCTCCCGACGTGGCCCGTCGTCTGGCCGAGCTGGAGGCAGAAGGCCGGCTGGAGTTCGTGGCCGGCAAGCTGGTCGGATCCGATGTGGCCGGGCGAGGGGTAGCGGTGGACTATCGCCCGCGCGGAGAGGAGGAATTCCGGCGTATCGAAGTGTGCCGGGTGATCAATTGCACCGGGCCGGAAGGCGATCTTCTGCGCAGCGGCCTGCCGCTGGTGAAAGACCTTGTCGCGCAGGGCAGGGTTCGGCCCGACGCGCATCGCTTGGGGCTGGATGTCGAGCATCTCGGCCGCGTGCGCGATGCCGATGGCAAGCCGCAGGACACGCTTTTCGCGGTGGGGCCGGTTACCAAGGGCGAGGCGTGGGAGATCGTTGCCGTACCCGATATTCGGCGGCAAGTCTGGAACCTCGCGCGCTATCTGGCCGATGCGCATTGGGTCGGGGGTGAGGGGCTTTAA
- a CDS encoding aldo/keto reductase family oxidoreductase has translation MTLPLSTQSVPLGKSGISVFPIAWGMWRLARADGDDDIGAIVARIEAALEAGITLFDTADIYGCDAALGFGGAERLLGKALAGRPDLRQRMVIATKGGIVPGVPYDSSPDYLHKALDASLERLGLPSVELYQIHRRDFLAHPRDVAETLAAMVESGKVKAIGVSNYSPAEFAALQAFLPFPIVSTQPEFSAMHYAPLYDGTLDQAMAHDAAVLAWSPLGGGRLVSAWRDPVAKLLVAQGERYGTDTAAAALSWLMAPPSRPIPIVGTQTPERILSSRDALKVQWTASEWYKVLETARGERLP, from the coding sequence ATGACCCTCCCCCTGTCGACCCAATCCGTTCCGCTCGGCAAGAGTGGAATTTCCGTTTTTCCGATAGCCTGGGGCATGTGGCGGCTCGCCCGCGCGGACGGCGATGACGATATCGGCGCCATCGTCGCGCGTATCGAGGCGGCGCTTGAGGCGGGGATCACCCTGTTCGACACAGCGGACATCTACGGCTGCGACGCGGCACTGGGCTTTGGCGGCGCGGAACGGCTGCTGGGCAAGGCGCTCGCCGGTCGTCCAGACCTGCGCCAACGGATGGTGATCGCAACCAAGGGCGGCATCGTGCCGGGCGTGCCTTACGATTCGAGCCCGGACTATCTGCACAAGGCGCTCGACGCCTCGCTCGAACGCCTGGGCCTGCCTTCGGTCGAACTCTACCAGATCCACCGCCGCGACTTCCTGGCCCATCCGCGCGATGTGGCCGAAACCCTCGCCGCCATGGTCGAAAGCGGCAAGGTCAAGGCCATCGGCGTTTCCAATTACAGCCCCGCGGAATTCGCAGCGCTGCAGGCCTTTCTGCCCTTCCCGATCGTTTCTACCCAGCCCGAATTCTCGGCGATGCATTATGCCCCGCTTTACGACGGCACCCTCGACCAGGCGATGGCCCACGATGCCGCCGTGCTGGCGTGGTCCCCGCTGGGCGGGGGACGTCTGGTTTCGGCCTGGCGAGATCCCGTCGCCAAGCTGCTGGTTGCGCAGGGCGAGCGTTATGGCACCGACACTGCCGCCGCCGCACTCTCGTGGCTCATGGCGCCCCCCTCGCGGCCGATCCCCATCGTCGGCACGCAGACGCCCGAACGTATTCTCTCCTCCCGCGATGCCCTGAAGGTCCAGTGGACCGCTTCGGAATGGTACAAAGTGCTGGAAACCGCGCGCGGGGAACGCCTGCCGTAA
- a CDS encoding OmpA family protein translates to MKNAPIIAGSLLVAVLTGCQQGPGKGEAGAGSGSPAAQNSIMDDGDASEAAVDEPKKSIIRPEIDTAPPPAPMIEAVDLTVPYPARGSSPDAAGRALLDGLLDEPVVKAGGKVTIWGHSDSRGSDAENLAASRRRADAARSYLESKGIARSRITVIPLGEARPIAPNRKLDGSDDPEGRARNRRVEIRVDIPVAGPDPAAAPAPAPSSKAPGGT, encoded by the coding sequence ATGAAGAACGCGCCCATCATCGCCGGATCGCTGTTGGTTGCGGTGCTAACCGGATGCCAGCAGGGCCCGGGCAAGGGAGAAGCCGGTGCCGGGAGCGGATCGCCCGCCGCACAGAACAGCATCATGGACGATGGCGATGCCAGCGAGGCGGCTGTGGATGAGCCGAAGAAGTCCATCATCCGCCCGGAAATCGACACCGCGCCGCCGCCGGCACCGATGATCGAGGCGGTCGACCTGACCGTGCCTTATCCCGCGCGCGGCAGCAGCCCCGACGCGGCGGGGCGTGCCCTGCTCGACGGATTGCTCGACGAGCCGGTGGTCAAGGCGGGCGGCAAGGTGACGATCTGGGGCCACAGCGACTCCCGCGGGTCCGATGCCGAAAACCTGGCGGCATCGCGCCGCCGGGCGGACGCGGCGCGCAGCTACCTCGAAAGCAAGGGCATCGCCAGGTCGCGCATCACCGTCATTCCATTGGGCGAGGCGCGGCCGATCGCACCCAACCGCAAGCTGGACGGCAGCGACGATCCCGAAGGACGGGCGCGGAACCGCCGTGTCGAGATCCGGGTCGATATTCCGGTGGCTGGGCCGGATCCTGCAGCTGCTCCGGCTCCTGCACCATCATCGAAGGCGCCGGGCGGAACCTGA
- a CDS encoding sodium:proton antiporter, whose product METQALVFALIGILGIGAQWIAWRTGWPAIALMLAAGVLAGPVTGLIVPEHTFGELLEPMVSVAVALILFEGGLSLNFRELRKTEGAVTRLMFLGIPLGWVLGSLACYYVAGLVWPVAILFAGILVVTGPTVVIPLLRQSNVAPRPRAILKWEAIVNDPFGALCAVITYEYLRRVDEGGTLLSVVAALLGAAVVAGLIGYAVARAVAWAFPRGHVPEYLKAPVLLVAVIGTFVLSNLIQQETGLLAVTVMGVALANMRLDSLRDIHPFKENITVLLISGVFVLLSASLDLAVLRQFEWRFLAFLLALLFLVRPATVLVSLAFSKIPWNERLLVAWIAPRGVVAVAVSGLFALRLDQLGYGDGSILVTLSFSVVIATIIAHGFSIRHVARWLKVTGARKKGLLIVGSTPWSLSLAEQMRQLEVPVMISDTSWQRLSSPRQSGVATYHGEILAESTEERLDLTQFQVLVATTDNEAYNALVCSEFAPDIGRDSVYQLGGMGDDEDHRSLPEALRGRAMFASGVGVSEIAERERAGWSFRKTRISEQFDFADAQASLPDEADMLFLLRKDGKIRFFTHASRPTPQPGDTIVSYGPSRHGEVPESPESSNKKEAAT is encoded by the coding sequence ATGGAGACGCAAGCCCTTGTCTTTGCATTGATCGGAATTCTCGGGATCGGTGCACAATGGATCGCCTGGCGCACCGGATGGCCCGCCATTGCCCTCATGCTGGCGGCAGGCGTGCTCGCCGGCCCGGTGACCGGCCTGATCGTGCCCGAACATACATTTGGCGAACTGCTGGAACCGATGGTTTCGGTAGCGGTGGCGCTGATCCTCTTCGAAGGCGGCCTCAGCCTCAATTTCCGGGAGCTGCGCAAGACCGAAGGCGCGGTGACGCGGCTGATGTTCCTGGGCATTCCACTGGGGTGGGTGCTGGGATCGCTCGCCTGTTATTACGTCGCCGGGCTGGTCTGGCCAGTGGCGATCCTGTTTGCGGGCATCCTGGTCGTGACCGGCCCAACCGTCGTGATCCCGCTCCTGCGCCAGAGCAACGTGGCCCCGCGTCCGCGTGCGATCCTGAAGTGGGAAGCCATCGTCAACGACCCGTTCGGCGCCCTGTGTGCCGTCATCACCTATGAGTATCTGCGCAGGGTGGACGAGGGCGGCACACTGCTTTCGGTGGTGGCGGCGCTGCTCGGCGCGGCGGTGGTGGCCGGGCTGATCGGCTATGCGGTCGCACGGGCGGTCGCCTGGGCATTCCCGCGCGGCCATGTGCCGGAATACCTCAAGGCGCCGGTCCTGCTGGTGGCCGTGATCGGCACGTTCGTGTTGTCCAACCTGATCCAGCAGGAGACCGGCCTTTTGGCGGTGACGGTCATGGGCGTGGCACTGGCCAACATGCGGCTGGATTCACTGCGCGACATCCATCCGTTCAAGGAGAACATCACCGTTCTGCTGATTTCCGGCGTGTTCGTGCTGCTTTCCGCCTCGCTCGACCTTGCGGTGCTGCGCCAGTTCGAATGGCGGTTCCTGGCCTTCCTGCTGGCACTGCTGTTCCTGGTGCGCCCGGCGACGGTGCTGGTAAGCCTGGCTTTCAGCAAGATCCCGTGGAACGAACGCCTGCTGGTGGCGTGGATCGCGCCGCGCGGCGTGGTGGCAGTAGCGGTGTCGGGCCTGTTCGCATTGCGGCTCGACCAGCTTGGTTATGGCGACGGCAGCATTCTGGTGACGCTGTCGTTCTCGGTCGTCATCGCGACGATCATCGCACATGGTTTCAGCATCCGCCACGTTGCGCGCTGGCTCAAGGTCACCGGCGCGCGGAAGAAGGGCCTGCTGATCGTCGGCAGCACCCCCTGGAGCCTGTCGCTGGCCGAGCAGATGCGCCAGCTCGAAGTGCCGGTGATGATCTCCGACACCAGCTGGCAGCGGCTGTCGTCGCCGCGGCAGTCTGGCGTTGCTACCTACCACGGTGAGATTCTGGCCGAGTCCACCGAGGAGCGGCTCGACCTGACGCAGTTTCAGGTGCTGGTCGCAACGACCGACAACGAGGCCTACAACGCGCTCGTCTGCAGTGAGTTTGCGCCCGATATTGGCCGGGATTCCGTATACCAACTGGGCGGCATGGGCGATGACGAGGATCACCGCAGCCTGCCGGAAGCCTTGCGCGGGCGTGCGATGTTCGCCTCCGGCGTTGGCGTCTCGGAAATCGCCGAGCGCGAACGGGCCGGCTGGAGCTTTCGCAAGACCCGCATCTCCGAGCAGTTCGACTTTGCCGATGCCCAGGCCTCGCTCCCGGACGAGGCGGACATGCTGTTCCTGCTGCGCAAGGACGGCAAGATCCGCTTCTTCACCCATGCCTCGCGGCCGACGCCGCAGCCGGGTGATACCATCGTTTCCTACGGCCCCTCGCGCCATGGCGAGGTTCCGGAAAGCCCCGAGAGTTCCAACAAGAAGGAGGCAGCGACATGA